One Phaseolus vulgaris cultivar G19833 chromosome 11, P. vulgaris v2.0, whole genome shotgun sequence genomic window carries:
- the LOC137838984 gene encoding secretory carrier-associated membrane protein 1 isoform X2, whose protein sequence is MSRYDPNPFEEEDVEVNPFANSGNVPSANSRLSPLPPEPYDRGATIDIPLDSSKDVKAKEKELQAREADLKRREQELKRREDAISRAGIVIEEKNWPPFFPIIHHDIGKEIPIHLQRIQYIAFSTWLGLVLCLVWNIVAVTTAWIKGEGPTIWFLAIIYFISGAPGSYVLWYRPLYRAMRTDSALKFGWFFLVYVIHIAFCIFAAVAPPIIFKGKSLTGILAAIDVLGDNALVGIFYFIGFGFFCLESVLSIWVIQQVYMYFRGSGKAAVLKRDAARGTMMAAL, encoded by the exons ATGAGTCGCTACGATCCCAATCCCTTCGAGGAAGAAGATGTCGAGGTTAATCCCTTCGCG AATTCTGGAAATGTTCCCTCTGCAAACTCAAGGCTCTCACCCCTTCCTCCAGAGCCTTATGATCGGGGCGCAACTATTGACATCCCCCTTGATAGCTCCAAG GACGTCAAAGCAAAGGAGAAGGAACTTCAAGCTAGAGAAGCTGACTTGAAAAGAAGGGAGCAG GAACTAAAACGAAGGGAAGATGCCATATCACGAG CTGGAATAGTCATAGAGGAAAAAAATTGGCCACCTTTTTTCCCCATCATTCATCATGACATTGGAAAAGAAATACCAATACATCTTCAAAGGATCCAATACATTGCATTTTCCACATGGTTGG GTTTGGTTCTGTGTCTTGTATGGAATATTGTGGCGGTTACTACTGCTTGGATCAAAGGAGAAG GTCCAACCATCTGGTTTCTTGCGATTATCTATTTTATTTCTGGTGCTCCAGGATCCTATGTGTTGTGGTATCGCCCTCTCTATCGAGCTATGAG GACTGACAGTGCTCTGAAATTTGGCTGGTTTTTCTTGGTTTACGTG ATTCACATTGCCTTCTGCATTTTCGCTGCAGTTGCTCCACCAATTATCTTCAAAGGAAAATCTCTGAC AGGTATTTTGGCTGCGATTGACGTGTTGGGCGATAATGCACTGGTTGGG ATATTCTACTTTATTGGGTTTGGATTTTTCTGTCTTGAGTCAGTGCTGAGCATCTGGGTTATACAG CAAGTATACATGTACTTCCGCGGCAGTGGCAAGGCTGCAGTTTTGAAGCGTGATGCTGCGAGAGGGACAATGATGGCAGCTCTATAA
- the LOC137838984 gene encoding secretory carrier-associated membrane protein 1 isoform X3 → MSRYDPNPFEEEDVEVNPFADGQAKGKGSSYSGGAFYTTDVKAKEKELQAREADLKRREQELKRREDAISRAGIVIEEKNWPPFFPIIHHDIGKEIPIHLQRIQYIAFSTWLGLVLCLVWNIVAVTTAWIKGEGPTIWFLAIIYFISGAPGSYVLWYRPLYRAMRTDSALKFGWFFLVYVIHIAFCIFAAVAPPIIFKGKSLTGILAAIDVLGDNALVGIFYFIGFGFFCLESVLSIWVIQQVYMYFRGSGKAAVLKRDAARGTMMAAL, encoded by the exons ATGAGTCGCTACGATCCCAATCCCTTCGAGGAAGAAGATGTCGAGGTTAATCCCTTCGCG gatGGACAGGCTAAAGGAAAAGGGTCAAGTTATAGTGGAGGTGCATTTTACACAACT GACGTCAAAGCAAAGGAGAAGGAACTTCAAGCTAGAGAAGCTGACTTGAAAAGAAGGGAGCAG GAACTAAAACGAAGGGAAGATGCCATATCACGAG CTGGAATAGTCATAGAGGAAAAAAATTGGCCACCTTTTTTCCCCATCATTCATCATGACATTGGAAAAGAAATACCAATACATCTTCAAAGGATCCAATACATTGCATTTTCCACATGGTTGG GTTTGGTTCTGTGTCTTGTATGGAATATTGTGGCGGTTACTACTGCTTGGATCAAAGGAGAAG GTCCAACCATCTGGTTTCTTGCGATTATCTATTTTATTTCTGGTGCTCCAGGATCCTATGTGTTGTGGTATCGCCCTCTCTATCGAGCTATGAG GACTGACAGTGCTCTGAAATTTGGCTGGTTTTTCTTGGTTTACGTG ATTCACATTGCCTTCTGCATTTTCGCTGCAGTTGCTCCACCAATTATCTTCAAAGGAAAATCTCTGAC AGGTATTTTGGCTGCGATTGACGTGTTGGGCGATAATGCACTGGTTGGG ATATTCTACTTTATTGGGTTTGGATTTTTCTGTCTTGAGTCAGTGCTGAGCATCTGGGTTATACAG CAAGTATACATGTACTTCCGCGGCAGTGGCAAGGCTGCAGTTTTGAAGCGTGATGCTGCGAGAGGGACAATGATGGCAGCTCTATAA
- the LOC137838984 gene encoding secretory carrier-associated membrane protein 1 isoform X1, with protein MSRYDPNPFEEEDVEVNPFADGQAKGKGSSYSGGAFYTTNSGNVPSANSRLSPLPPEPYDRGATIDIPLDSSKDVKAKEKELQAREADLKRREQELKRREDAISRAGIVIEEKNWPPFFPIIHHDIGKEIPIHLQRIQYIAFSTWLGLVLCLVWNIVAVTTAWIKGEGPTIWFLAIIYFISGAPGSYVLWYRPLYRAMRTDSALKFGWFFLVYVIHIAFCIFAAVAPPIIFKGKSLTGILAAIDVLGDNALVGIFYFIGFGFFCLESVLSIWVIQQVYMYFRGSGKAAVLKRDAARGTMMAAL; from the exons ATGAGTCGCTACGATCCCAATCCCTTCGAGGAAGAAGATGTCGAGGTTAATCCCTTCGCG gatGGACAGGCTAAAGGAAAAGGGTCAAGTTATAGTGGAGGTGCATTTTACACAACT AATTCTGGAAATGTTCCCTCTGCAAACTCAAGGCTCTCACCCCTTCCTCCAGAGCCTTATGATCGGGGCGCAACTATTGACATCCCCCTTGATAGCTCCAAG GACGTCAAAGCAAAGGAGAAGGAACTTCAAGCTAGAGAAGCTGACTTGAAAAGAAGGGAGCAG GAACTAAAACGAAGGGAAGATGCCATATCACGAG CTGGAATAGTCATAGAGGAAAAAAATTGGCCACCTTTTTTCCCCATCATTCATCATGACATTGGAAAAGAAATACCAATACATCTTCAAAGGATCCAATACATTGCATTTTCCACATGGTTGG GTTTGGTTCTGTGTCTTGTATGGAATATTGTGGCGGTTACTACTGCTTGGATCAAAGGAGAAG GTCCAACCATCTGGTTTCTTGCGATTATCTATTTTATTTCTGGTGCTCCAGGATCCTATGTGTTGTGGTATCGCCCTCTCTATCGAGCTATGAG GACTGACAGTGCTCTGAAATTTGGCTGGTTTTTCTTGGTTTACGTG ATTCACATTGCCTTCTGCATTTTCGCTGCAGTTGCTCCACCAATTATCTTCAAAGGAAAATCTCTGAC AGGTATTTTGGCTGCGATTGACGTGTTGGGCGATAATGCACTGGTTGGG ATATTCTACTTTATTGGGTTTGGATTTTTCTGTCTTGAGTCAGTGCTGAGCATCTGGGTTATACAG CAAGTATACATGTACTTCCGCGGCAGTGGCAAGGCTGCAGTTTTGAAGCGTGATGCTGCGAGAGGGACAATGATGGCAGCTCTATAA